GGCGACTGGCGGCCCCACTCGACCTGACGCGACGAATCGAGCCCTTGGCGAAACCTCACCGGGCGAGGGACGAAGGTATGGGGGCTCTCGGCGTGAAACGCCGTGCAGGCCGGCAGTCTGCAGCCGGCAGCCTGCAGCCGGATTGTCGGACCGGGGCTAGGCTTGTGGCCGCCAGTCGGCAGCCGCCAGCCTTGACTCGAGCCTTGAGGAGGCACACGCATGGGCTTTCTGTCGTCGTGGCTGGGGAAGCGGGACGAGATGGTCGACGAATCGCGCGAGGAGCGCGTGACGCCGGATGCGGGCGGCACGACCGGGACACCAGACGCCTCGACCGCGCCGGGAGCTGGCGAGGCGGCCCCAGGGTGGGATTTCGGCTCACTGAGCGCGCCGGCTGAACCGAAGCCCCAGCCACCCGCCGACTTCGGCACCCCCGACCCGCTCAAGGCGCTGGAGCTTCGTCCCCTGATCATCGAAGCCATCTCGACGGTGTTCGACCCGGAGATCCCGGTGAACATCTTCGAGCTCGGTCTCATCTACGACATCGAGGTCGACGCCGAGGCCCGGGTGCGGGTCCGGATGACGCTGACGAGCCCGGCCTGCCCGTCGGCGCAGCAACTGCCCGTCGACGTGCGCTACAAGGTCAAGGCTGTCGCGGGCGTGACCGACGCGACCGTCGAGGTGGTGTGGGACCCGCCCTGGTCGATGGACAAGATGTCGGACGTCGCGCGCCTGTCGCTCGGCCTGTGAGCATCGCCCCCCGAGCCTCTGACCCTGGCCGCGCCGCTTTCTCTGGCACCTCAGCAGGCCTCGACGTAAGATCGACACGTCGTCGTCTTTCCCGCAGGGCCGAACCCTGGCCCGTAGCCCGCTCTGCTTGTTTCGAAAGGATGCGAACGTGAGTCGTTCCGCCTGGCGCCTGCCCCTCCTGATCGTCCTCGCCGTCCTGTTCTTCGGCCTGCCGTCGTCCGTCGACGTGTACGTCGACTGGCTCTGGTTCGGCGAAACGGGGTACCAGCAGGTCTTTCTCAAGGCCATCAGCACCCAGTTCTTCGTCGGCACGGTCGTCTTCGTCATCGCCTTCGCGTGGCTGTTCGCCAACCTCCGCGTGGCGCTCACCGTGGCGCGGCCCCGCGAGTTCGTGGTGATGACACCGGAGGGGCCACGGTCGATCTCGGTCGACCCGGTGAAGGTACGGCCCGTGCTCTACCTCGTGGCAGGCGGCGCGGCGCTGCTCGCGGGGCTCGTCGCCTCGTCGCAGTGGGACACGTGGCTGTTCTTCCGCCACGGGACGCCGTTCGGGCAGGCCGACCCCATCCTCGGGCACGACGTCGGCTTCTACGTCTTCAGCCTGCCGTTTCTCCAGTTCGCCCAGGGCCTGATGGTCGCCCTCGTCATCATCGGGGGCATCGCGTCGATCGGGATCTACGTGCTGGCCGGAGCGGTCGGCCTCGACGCGCGTGAAGGGATCTTCTTCTCGCCGCGTGCGGTGCGGCACCTGTCGCTCGTGGGTGCGGTGCTGCTCGTGTTGCTGTCGTTCGGGGCCTGGCTTGCCCAGGCGGGCGTGCTCGTGTCGGACGCGGGGATCCTCCACGGCGCGGGCTACACGGACGTGCATGCGCGGTTGCCGCTCTTGAAGGTGCTCGTCATCGCCTCGCTCGTCGCCGCGGCCCTCGCTGCCTTCGGCGGCGTGGCGGGCAAGACCTGGCCGGTGCTGGCCGGCGGCGCGCTCTATCTGGTCGTGTCGCTCGGCAGCACCGGGTACGCCGCGATCCTCCAGCGCTTCATCGTCGCGCCCAACGAACAGGTCCGCGAGACGCCGTACCTCGTTCACAACATCGCGGCGACCCGGCAGGCGTTCGCGCTCGACAGCGTGGTGGAGCGCGAGTTGTCCGGCGATGCGCTGCTCTCACGGGCCGACCTCGACCGCAACGCCGCGACGCTTCGCAACGTCCCGCTGTGGAACCACCAGCCGCTGCTCGACACCTTCGGCCAGATTCAGGAAATCCGGACCTACTACGATTTCGTCTCGGTGCACAACGACCGCTACCTGATCAACGGCGAGTACCGGCAGATCATGCTCTCGGGTCGCGAACTGAACTCGAACAGCCTGCCGAACCGGACGTGGATCAACGAGCACCTGACGTTCACCCACGGCTACGGCCTCACGCTCGGACCGGTGAACCAGGTCACACCCGAAGGCCTGCCGGTGCTCTTCATCCGCAACCTGCCGCCGGAGTCGGTCGTCGACCTGAAGGTCGACGAGCCGAGCCTGTACTTCGGTGAGATCAAGAACGACCACGTCTTCGTGAAGACCAAGACGCCCGAGTTCCACTAT
This DNA window, taken from Acidobacteriota bacterium, encodes the following:
- a CDS encoding DUF59 domain-containing protein is translated as MVDESREERVTPDAGGTTGTPDASTAPGAGEAAPGWDFGSLSAPAEPKPQPPADFGTPDPLKALELRPLIIEAISTVFDPEIPVNIFELGLIYDIEVDAEARVRVRMTLTSPACPSAQQLPVDVRYKVKAVAGVTDATVEVVWDPPWSMDKMSDVARLSLGL
- a CDS encoding UPF0182 family protein, producing the protein MSRSAWRLPLLIVLAVLFFGLPSSVDVYVDWLWFGETGYQQVFLKAISTQFFVGTVVFVIAFAWLFANLRVALTVARPREFVVMTPEGPRSISVDPVKVRPVLYLVAGGAALLAGLVASSQWDTWLFFRHGTPFGQADPILGHDVGFYVFSLPFLQFAQGLMVALVIIGGIASIGIYVLAGAVGLDAREGIFFSPRAVRHLSLVGAVLLVLLSFGAWLAQAGVLVSDAGILHGAGYTDVHARLPLLKVLVIASLVAAALAAFGGVAGKTWPVLAGGALYLVVSLGSTGYAAILQRFIVAPNEQVRETPYLVHNIAATRQAFALDSVVERELSGDALLSRADLDRNAATLRNVPLWNHQPLLDTFGQIQEIRTYYDFVSVHNDRYLINGEYRQIMLSGRELNSNSLPNRTWINEHLTFTHGYGLTLGPVNQVTPEGLPVLFIRNLPPESVVDLKVDEPSLYFGEIKNDHVFVKTKTPEFHYPRGDDNVTTTYAGEGGVSIGTLTRRALFAVKFRSLKILLSDDFTDETRVLYYRRVAERVRKIAPFLTYEDDRYLSIADGRLYWIQDAYTVSSRYPYSTPAPSGINYIRNSIKAVVDAYHGTTRFYRIDANDPIATTLERIFPGLLRPLDEMPEGLRTRLRYPQGIFQLQVGMFSTFHMTNPATFYNKEDQWEVPVLEARAGESSRMLPYYTIMKLPGEQREEFIQMLPLTPRQKDNLAAWLVARSDGENYGRLMVFAFPKQKVIFGPRQVVARINQDQVIAPQITLWNQQGSEVIQGTLLVIPIEESLIYIRPLYLRSAGGRIPELKRVIVAYQNRIVMEETLDEALERIFPATGGDRLVSGDTPTAVMTREAAREAAAGELAAAVGQQIAQPATAPAATGETGTLAAQARETYQRALRAQREGNWAQYGEEVRRLGEILDRLAREQTPPRQP